The Rhodocytophaga rosea genome has a segment encoding these proteins:
- a CDS encoding tyrosine-type recombinase/integrase encodes MTTQVKLRQKPISGNRQSLYLDFYPPISHPQTGLPTRREFLGLYLMDKSKNPIDKQHNKETMQLAQQIRQKRDNELNKPEIYTGYEKEQLKIKQRGETCFIGYFKTLADKRKASNHDNWISAYHFLNAFTKGQLKFADLNEKFCNDFRDYLLTAKSTRSTKTTLSQNSAHSYFNKLKAALKQAYKDGYLQTDLNAKIEPVKQAETQRNFLTLEELNALAKTECTMPLLKQAALFSALTGLRFSDIEKLLWSEIEYIEGQGFFIHFKQKKTKGFEVLPISRQAYSLLGERKEPRTKVFDGLYYSAYSNQHLYKWLVKAGISKDITFHCFRHTFATLQLSKGTDIYTVSKMLGHRELKTTQIYAKIIDQTKREAADKIILEL; translated from the coding sequence ATGACAACTCAAGTAAAATTAAGGCAAAAACCCATTTCAGGGAACCGGCAAAGCTTGTACCTGGATTTTTACCCACCTATCTCCCACCCTCAAACCGGCCTACCAACTCGCAGAGAATTCTTAGGGCTTTATTTGATGGATAAATCAAAAAATCCTATTGATAAGCAGCATAACAAAGAAACCATGCAACTGGCGCAGCAGATCAGGCAGAAACGGGATAATGAATTAAATAAACCGGAAATTTACACCGGATACGAAAAGGAGCAACTGAAAATAAAACAACGTGGTGAAACCTGCTTTATTGGCTACTTTAAAACCCTGGCAGATAAACGTAAGGCTTCCAACCATGATAACTGGATTTCTGCTTACCATTTCCTAAATGCCTTTACCAAAGGCCAATTGAAATTTGCCGACCTGAACGAAAAGTTCTGTAATGATTTCAGAGATTACCTATTAACAGCTAAAAGTACTAGGAGTACAAAAACCACCCTTTCCCAGAATTCTGCACACTCCTATTTTAATAAGCTGAAAGCAGCTTTAAAGCAAGCCTATAAGGATGGGTATTTGCAAACTGACCTCAACGCAAAAATAGAACCTGTTAAGCAGGCCGAAACACAGCGTAATTTCTTAACCCTGGAAGAACTGAACGCACTTGCAAAAACAGAATGTACCATGCCTCTACTAAAACAAGCAGCCTTGTTTTCGGCACTTACTGGCTTACGTTTTTCAGATATTGAAAAGCTACTTTGGTCTGAAATAGAATACATTGAAGGGCAAGGTTTCTTTATACACTTTAAGCAAAAGAAAACCAAAGGATTCGAGGTATTACCCATTTCTAGGCAGGCTTACAGCTTATTGGGTGAAAGGAAAGAGCCTAGAACCAAAGTATTTGATGGCTTATATTATTCTGCCTATAGCAACCAGCATCTATACAAATGGTTGGTAAAGGCAGGCATTTCAAAAGACATTACTTTTCATTGTTTCCGGCACACCTTCGCAACCCTGCAACTAAGTAAGGGAACAGATATTTACACTGTTTCAAAAATGCTTGGACACCGGGAACTGAAAACCACCCAGATATACGCCAAGATCATTGACCAAACCAAACGGGAGGCAGCAGATAAGATTATACTGGAATTATAA
- a CDS encoding helix-turn-helix domain-containing protein, with protein MSSNIKVQRICQHCGNDFTARTTVTQYCSDNCAKRAYKVRQRNSKVEASNKETQKIISRPIEELRAKEFLSIADACKLLGISRRTIYRMMERGEMKAGKAGKRTIIQRSQIDRLFSYHS; from the coding sequence ATGAGTTCAAATATTAAGGTACAAAGGATTTGCCAGCATTGTGGCAATGATTTTACAGCCCGTACAACAGTTACTCAGTACTGTAGTGATAATTGCGCTAAACGGGCTTATAAAGTGAGACAACGCAACTCAAAGGTTGAGGCCAGTAATAAGGAAACACAGAAAATTATAAGCAGGCCGATTGAAGAATTAAGAGCCAAAGAATTTTTAAGTATAGCTGATGCCTGCAAACTATTAGGAATAAGCAGGCGCACCATTTACCGGATGATGGAACGAGGGGAAATGAAGGCTGGAAAAGCAGGTAAACGAACTATTATACAACGCTCTCAGATTGACAGGCTGTTTTCTTATCACTCTTAA
- the mnmE gene encoding tRNA uridine-5-carboxymethylaminomethyl(34) synthesis GTPase MnmE produces MNHFSFDDTIVAPATASGIAAIAVIRVSGKEAILLCNQIFKGKDLTRQASHTIHFGTIRDGDQIIDEVLVSIFKAPTSFTKEDVVEISCHGSDFIVKRILQLLLKHGARLAKPGEFTQRAFLNGQFDLTQAEAIADLISSDSEASHQAAIHQMRGGFSQQIKKLREQLIYFASLIELELDFGEEDVEFASRHDLQKLVLNIQSVTKDLIESFQLGNVIKNGVPTVIAGKPNAGKSTLLNVLFNEEKAIVSEIPGTTRDVIEDELMIEGIRFRLIDTAGLRHTTDTIEAIGVERTRQKMKQASLILYLFDSTLIDQESLEEELVDIRKLNLPLILVANKTDQLTKVKSIPSWLNSDEIIMISASEKDNIAALKNRMLAMVHAGQLKTGDTLITNVRHYESLRQTYVALDQVLGSINQNRTGDLLALDIRHALRYLGEITGEITTEDLLDTIFSKFCIGK; encoded by the coding sequence TTGAATCATTTTTCATTCGACGATACAATAGTAGCTCCTGCCACTGCTTCGGGTATTGCAGCTATTGCTGTGATCAGGGTTTCAGGGAAAGAAGCGATACTGCTTTGTAATCAAATTTTTAAAGGAAAAGATCTTACCAGACAGGCATCTCACACCATCCATTTTGGCACCATTCGGGATGGAGATCAGATTATTGATGAAGTACTAGTGTCAATATTTAAAGCTCCAACATCCTTTACCAAAGAAGATGTGGTAGAAATTTCCTGTCATGGGTCGGATTTTATTGTAAAACGAATCCTGCAACTATTATTAAAACACGGCGCAAGGCTGGCTAAACCAGGCGAATTCACCCAACGGGCTTTCTTGAACGGCCAGTTTGATCTGACACAAGCGGAAGCAATAGCCGATTTGATTTCCTCTGATTCTGAGGCATCTCACCAGGCAGCAATCCACCAGATGCGAGGGGGGTTTTCGCAGCAGATTAAAAAATTGCGGGAACAGCTTATCTATTTTGCCTCATTAATTGAACTTGAACTCGATTTTGGAGAAGAAGATGTTGAATTTGCCAGCCGCCATGACCTGCAAAAATTAGTACTCAATATACAATCCGTAACCAAAGACCTGATTGAGTCCTTTCAACTCGGCAATGTGATTAAAAATGGAGTGCCTACCGTTATTGCCGGAAAGCCGAATGCTGGAAAATCTACATTACTTAATGTCCTCTTTAATGAAGAAAAGGCGATTGTATCTGAAATTCCAGGCACTACCCGTGATGTAATTGAAGACGAATTAATGATTGAAGGCATCCGTTTCCGGTTGATCGACACAGCTGGCTTAAGGCATACCACTGATACTATTGAAGCCATTGGTGTGGAACGCACCCGTCAGAAAATGAAACAGGCTTCCTTAATTCTGTATCTATTTGACAGTACCCTTATAGATCAGGAAAGCCTTGAAGAAGAATTAGTTGATATTCGTAAATTAAATCTTCCCTTAATACTAGTCGCCAATAAAACAGATCAACTCACCAAAGTAAAATCTATTCCCAGTTGGCTGAATTCAGATGAAATAATCATGATTTCGGCATCAGAGAAAGATAATATTGCCGCTTTAAAAAACCGGATGCTGGCTATGGTCCATGCCGGTCAGCTTAAAACCGGAGATACACTAATCACCAATGTACGCCATTATGAAAGCCTGAGGCAAACATATGTGGCACTTGACCAGGTGTTAGGCTCTATCAATCAAAACCGCACCGGCGATCTGCTTGCCCTCGACATCCGGCATGCATTGCGATACCTGGGCGAGATCACAGGTGAAATAACAACTGAGGATCTGCTGGATACTATTTTTTCCAAGTTCTGTATCGGAAAGTAA
- a CDS encoding metal ABC transporter permease, with protein MNNFIEFFSFSDPNIRFVTFGSMLLSASAAIVGCFALLRKRALIGDAIAHSVLPGVCLAFIISEQKNPLLLLIGAFATGWLSLICIDLITSRTKIKEDTAIGLVLSVFFGIGILLLTAIQQQGNASQSGLDKFLFGKAASMVQEDVIVFSSVSLLLLLVVWLFYKEFKLLCFDENFARSIGLPVRRLEWLLTSLTVLSVVTGIQAVGVVLMAAILITPAAAARFWTDKLLVMLLLSAAFGAFSALTGAYISYLSPAMPTGPWMVMVISVIAVGSFILAPGKGIFARWQRQQKNRRQIVDENILKTFFHLNEKDKQFYIPHTIAQLLEKRRIEKPILLSGLKRLASEGYLEKSGHTWKLTKEGKERGKRITRLHRLWELYLTKYLHLAPDHVHEDAENIEHVITPELEEKIMEQLQYPDLDPHNSQIPK; from the coding sequence ATGAACAACTTCATTGAATTCTTCTCCTTTTCAGATCCGAACATACGGTTTGTGACCTTTGGCTCTATGCTGCTATCTGCAAGTGCAGCCATCGTGGGATGTTTTGCATTGCTAAGAAAACGAGCCTTGATCGGAGATGCTATTGCTCATTCTGTATTACCTGGTGTATGTCTCGCTTTCATAATCAGTGAACAGAAAAATCCTCTCCTGCTACTAATCGGCGCATTTGCTACTGGCTGGCTATCCCTGATCTGCATTGACCTGATCACTTCCAGAACCAAAATAAAAGAAGATACTGCTATAGGACTGGTGTTATCTGTATTCTTCGGAATTGGTATATTATTGCTCACTGCCATCCAGCAACAAGGAAATGCCTCACAATCTGGCCTGGATAAATTTCTATTTGGAAAGGCTGCTTCGATGGTTCAGGAAGATGTTATTGTATTTTCAAGTGTAAGCTTATTATTGCTTCTGGTAGTATGGCTGTTTTATAAAGAATTCAAACTATTATGTTTTGATGAAAACTTTGCCAGATCCATTGGTTTGCCAGTCAGAAGATTAGAATGGTTGCTTACCAGCCTTACCGTATTATCTGTTGTTACCGGAATACAGGCAGTAGGTGTCGTATTAATGGCGGCAATTCTGATCACGCCTGCCGCTGCCGCCAGATTCTGGACAGATAAATTGCTGGTAATGCTTTTGCTGTCCGCTGCATTCGGAGCATTTTCTGCCCTTACCGGAGCCTACATATCGTACCTCTCTCCTGCCATGCCTACTGGTCCCTGGATGGTAATGGTGATTTCTGTAATTGCAGTGGGTTCGTTTATACTGGCGCCAGGAAAAGGAATTTTTGCCAGATGGCAACGCCAACAAAAAAACAGGCGGCAGATCGTAGACGAAAATATTCTGAAGACTTTCTTTCACCTCAACGAAAAAGACAAACAATTTTATATTCCTCATACAATAGCTCAATTATTGGAAAAAAGAAGAATTGAAAAACCAATTTTATTATCCGGCTTAAAAAGATTAGCCAGTGAAGGATACCTGGAAAAAAGTGGGCATACCTGGAAGCTTACCAAAGAAGGAAAAGAACGCGGCAAACGGATCACCCGCCTCCACCGCTTATGGGAATTATACCTTACAAAATACCTCCACCTGGCACCAGACCATGTACATGAGGATGCAGAAAATATAGAACATGTGATTACCCCTGAGCTGGAAGAAAAAATAATGGAGCAGTTGCAATACCCGGATCTTGATCCACACAATTCACAAATTCCTAAATAG
- a CDS encoding metal ABC transporter ATP-binding protein — MIIQVEKPVIEVHDLTVSYDKKPVLWNVDLTIPSGSLVGIIGPNGAGKSTLLKAIMDLVPTGSGFVKIFNQPIAKVRQQISYVPQRESVDWDFPASVLDVVLMGRYGKLGLFQTIRKSDKEAAWECLKKVGMESFANRQISQLSGGQQQRVFLARALAQDADLYCLDEPFAGVDIATESAIVQILQEMRNQGKTVVVVHHDLQSAQEYFNWIILLNVRLVASGPTEQVFTPELLQETYGGKLTVLSRVGDLLQKNQFPAREQLPAK; from the coding sequence ATGATCATTCAGGTAGAAAAACCGGTAATAGAAGTACACGATCTAACGGTAAGCTATGATAAGAAACCAGTATTATGGAATGTAGACCTGACTATTCCATCAGGATCACTGGTAGGTATCATCGGGCCGAACGGTGCAGGTAAATCTACCCTACTCAAAGCCATCATGGATCTGGTCCCAACCGGAAGCGGATTTGTTAAGATCTTTAATCAGCCGATTGCCAAAGTACGCCAGCAGATAAGCTATGTTCCCCAGCGTGAGTCAGTTGACTGGGACTTTCCAGCTTCCGTCTTAGATGTAGTACTGATGGGCAGGTATGGTAAATTAGGTTTATTTCAAACCATCAGAAAATCGGATAAAGAAGCTGCCTGGGAATGTCTAAAAAAAGTAGGGATGGAATCTTTTGCCAACCGGCAGATTTCACAGTTATCCGGCGGACAACAGCAACGGGTATTTTTAGCAAGAGCCCTGGCTCAGGATGCAGACCTGTATTGCCTGGATGAGCCTTTTGCCGGCGTAGATATCGCTACCGAAAGTGCCATCGTACAGATTTTACAGGAAATGCGTAACCAGGGGAAAACAGTTGTAGTTGTACACCACGATTTACAATCGGCGCAGGAATACTTCAACTGGATCATTTTACTCAACGTCCGGCTGGTGGCTTCCGGACCAACAGAGCAGGTATTTACACCAGAATTATTACAGGAAACATATGGTGGAAAACTCACCGTACTCTCACGGGTTGGCGATTTATTACAGAAAAACCAGTTTCCTGCCAGAGAACAACTACCCGCTAAATAA
- a CDS encoding metal ABC transporter solute-binding protein, Zn/Mn family, whose translation MIADGVKNIVKDSANVSALMGPGVDPHLYKATYGDVNKLTESDIIFYNGLHLEGKLQEIFKKLAKAKTVLPVSQDIDHSSLTKIPGSTESYDPHIWFDVQKWQQCIAFASKILQQKDSGNAAYYAENTMKYLIELDSLHQYAKRRISEIPPSQRVLITAHDAFGYFGKAYEIEVKGLQGISTLSEFGLKDVSELVQLIVNRKIKAVFVESSVPQKSIEAVVEGCKARGHQVKIGGNLYSDAMGNPGTPEGTYIGMVKANIETIVAALK comes from the coding sequence ATGATTGCAGACGGTGTAAAAAACATTGTAAAAGACTCAGCCAACGTATCAGCTTTAATGGGGCCAGGTGTTGATCCGCATTTATACAAAGCTACCTATGGAGATGTAAATAAATTGACTGAGTCAGATATCATCTTTTACAATGGCTTGCATCTGGAAGGAAAGCTACAGGAAATCTTTAAAAAGTTGGCCAAAGCCAAAACTGTATTACCCGTAAGCCAGGATATAGATCATTCATCACTCACTAAAATCCCGGGCAGCACAGAAAGTTATGATCCCCACATCTGGTTTGATGTGCAGAAATGGCAACAGTGTATAGCTTTTGCAAGCAAGATACTGCAACAAAAGGATTCAGGTAATGCCGCCTATTATGCAGAAAATACCATGAAATACCTGATTGAACTGGACTCATTGCACCAATATGCCAAACGAAGAATCAGCGAAATTCCTCCTTCACAACGAGTGCTAATTACCGCCCACGATGCATTCGGGTATTTTGGCAAAGCTTATGAAATTGAAGTGAAAGGACTGCAAGGTATTTCAACCCTATCTGAATTCGGACTAAAAGATGTATCCGAGCTGGTACAACTCATAGTAAACAGAAAAATAAAAGCTGTTTTTGTAGAATCATCTGTTCCACAAAAATCCATTGAAGCAGTAGTAGAAGGTTGTAAAGCCAGAGGACACCAGGTAAAAATAGGCGGAAACCTCTACTCAGATGCCATGGGTAACCCTGGCACTCCCGAAGGCACATATATTGGTATGGTGAAAGCAAACATAGAAACCATAGTAGCGGCTTTAAAATAA
- a CDS encoding metal-dependent transcriptional regulator, with protein MPLSFTEENYIKLIYRASKANTTNIDQEVTTNEIADLTQTKPASVSDMLKKLAAKGLINYVKYQGVTLTPEGEAKALLVIRKHRLWEVFLVDKLQFSWDQVHDIAEQLEHIQSDELINRLDKFLEFPQYDPHGDPIPNDKGELTNKKQVYLIDMKIGDSGDVVGVKETSPLFLRYLDKIGVNIGAHIEIMDKIEFDQSLEIKVNKNRLIIISKDIAQNIYTLD; from the coding sequence ATGCCACTAAGTTTCACAGAGGAAAACTATATAAAACTTATCTATAGAGCTTCTAAAGCAAATACAACCAATATAGACCAGGAAGTTACAACCAATGAAATAGCAGATCTTACTCAAACAAAACCTGCATCAGTAAGCGATATGCTTAAAAAACTAGCTGCTAAAGGACTTATTAACTACGTAAAATATCAGGGCGTCACCCTTACACCTGAAGGCGAGGCAAAAGCATTATTAGTAATACGCAAACACAGATTATGGGAGGTTTTTCTGGTCGACAAACTACAATTCAGCTGGGATCAGGTACATGATATCGCAGAACAGCTGGAACATATTCAATCTGATGAATTAATTAACAGATTAGATAAATTCCTGGAGTTTCCCCAATACGACCCACATGGAGATCCCATACCTAATGATAAAGGTGAATTAACTAATAAAAAACAAGTATATCTGATTGATATGAAAATAGGCGACAGTGGTGATGTGGTAGGTGTAAAGGAAACTTCTCCCCTGTTTTTACGCTATCTGGATAAAATAGGAGTAAATATAGGCGCACATATTGAAATTATGGACAAAATTGAATTTGATCAATCTCTGGAAATAAAGGTGAATAAAAACCGGCTTATCATTATTTCAAAGGATATTGCACAAAACATATACACGCTGGATTAG
- a CDS encoding glycosyltransferase family protein produces the protein MKKTNVVIASVLKPVDDTRMYEKFARTLASHLEYHIHIIGFRASHIPVEQNISFYPVFNFSRLSFKRFVLSWDYYKILHKVKPNIIIVNSADLLIVTCIYKIIFGSKILYDVQENYMYNSIYLKKFRRPLNYVIGYFLRTIEWISSPFISHFILAERSYQSELPFLGNKFTILENKFVPPISNYTSQRVQKKNRSIYHLLYSGTIAEAYGIFEAIDLTVQLNQADHRFHLTIIGYCADAKVLAKVKSYIASHWFIQIIGGDTLVPHSVIIEKIQDADIGLVAYQYNKSTINKLPTKLNEYMYYELPILLPFNKTWKAYCDPFRACLEINYRSVDSNKLILDILTMDFYKGSFSKALLLWDKEKSLLHYLVNSYNTTKISKNCKTMLI, from the coding sequence ATGAAAAAAACAAATGTAGTAATTGCTTCTGTATTAAAACCAGTAGATGATACAAGAATGTATGAAAAATTTGCCCGTACACTTGCTAGTCACCTGGAATACCATATTCATATTATTGGTTTTCGGGCAAGCCACATTCCGGTAGAACAAAACATCTCCTTTTATCCTGTTTTTAACTTCTCGAGATTATCGTTTAAAAGATTTGTTTTGTCTTGGGATTATTATAAAATATTACATAAAGTTAAACCTAATATAATAATAGTTAATAGTGCTGATTTACTGATAGTTACGTGCATATACAAAATAATATTTGGATCGAAAATATTATATGACGTACAAGAAAATTATATGTATAATTCGATCTATTTAAAAAAATTTAGACGACCCTTAAATTATGTTATTGGATATTTTTTAAGAACCATAGAATGGATATCATCTCCATTTATATCGCATTTTATACTGGCTGAACGAAGCTATCAATCAGAGTTACCTTTTCTGGGAAACAAGTTCACCATTCTGGAAAATAAGTTTGTTCCTCCAATAAGTAATTACACTTCACAAAGGGTTCAGAAGAAAAATCGTTCCATATATCATTTGTTGTATAGCGGAACTATTGCGGAAGCGTATGGTATTTTTGAGGCCATTGATTTAACCGTACAACTAAATCAGGCTGATCATAGATTTCATTTAACTATCATTGGATATTGTGCCGATGCTAAGGTGTTAGCTAAAGTAAAAAGTTATATAGCCTCACATTGGTTTATACAAATAATTGGTGGAGATACTTTGGTCCCCCATTCCGTTATTATAGAGAAAATTCAGGACGCTGATATAGGCTTAGTAGCCTATCAATACAATAAGAGTACAATTAATAAGCTGCCTACAAAACTAAATGAATATATGTATTATGAATTACCTATTTTGTTGCCTTTTAACAAGACTTGGAAGGCATACTGTGATCCATTTAGGGCTTGTTTGGAAATTAATTATCGGTCTGTTGATAGTAATAAGCTTATATTAGATATACTGACAATGGATTTTTATAAAGGCTCTTTTAGTAAAGCACTGCTTTTGTGGGATAAAGAGAAAAGTCTTTTACACTATTTAGTAAACTCTTACAATACTACCAAAATTAGTAAAAATTGTAAAACAATGCTAATTTAA
- a CDS encoding 3-hydroxybutyryl-CoA dehydrogenase, whose amino-acid sequence MKNIAVIGSGTMGNGIAHVFALKGYKVSLVDISRQALDKAIQTIGTNLDRQVSKEQITAIDKEQALSNISTHTNMKEGAQQADLVVEAATERIDLKLEVFKQLDQFCKPESILASNTSSISITKIASVTNRPEKVIGMHFMNPVPVMKLVEVIRGYATSDATASVVMDLSRKLDKVPTEVNDYPGFVANRILMPMINEAIYSLYEGVAGVEEIDTVMKLGMAHPMGPLQLADFIGLDVCLSILQVLYQGFGNPKYAPCPLLVNMVQAGHTGAKNGVGFYVWQKGSKELIVAPRFAK is encoded by the coding sequence ATGAAAAATATTGCAGTAATCGGAAGTGGAACGATGGGCAATGGCATTGCACATGTATTCGCATTAAAAGGATATAAAGTTTCACTTGTGGATATTTCCAGGCAAGCCTTAGATAAAGCCATACAAACTATAGGTACTAATCTCGATAGGCAAGTAAGCAAAGAACAGATTACAGCAATAGATAAAGAGCAGGCTTTATCAAATATTTCTACACATACAAACATGAAAGAAGGTGCTCAACAGGCAGATCTTGTAGTGGAGGCTGCCACAGAACGTATTGACTTAAAACTCGAAGTATTCAAACAATTAGATCAATTCTGTAAACCTGAATCAATTTTAGCCAGCAATACTTCATCGATTTCTATCACAAAGATTGCTTCGGTAACCAACCGGCCTGAGAAAGTAATAGGGATGCACTTTATGAATCCAGTACCGGTTATGAAATTAGTAGAGGTGATCCGGGGATATGCCACTTCTGATGCTACGGCATCCGTAGTAATGGATCTTTCCCGCAAGTTAGATAAAGTTCCTACTGAAGTAAACGACTACCCTGGGTTTGTTGCCAACCGGATTTTAATGCCCATGATCAATGAGGCCATCTATTCTTTATATGAGGGAGTAGCAGGTGTGGAGGAAATAGATACCGTAATGAAACTTGGGATGGCACATCCGATGGGGCCTTTACAACTGGCAGATTTTATTGGCCTGGATGTGTGTTTGTCAATATTGCAGGTCTTATATCAAGGATTCGGAAATCCTAAATATGCCCCTTGTCCTTTGCTTGTAAATATGGTGCAGGCAGGCCATACTGGTGCTAAAAATGGTGTTGGTTTTTATGTATGGCAAAAGGGTAGTAAAGAATTAATTGTGGCACCCAGGTTTGCCAAGTAG
- the crcB gene encoding fluoride efflux transporter CrcB, translating into MKEFLAVFIGGGIGSLARYGISKGMSGYSHTFPFATLLANMLSCFIAGMVISFVEQKFISHPTVKVFLLVGFCGGFSTFSALIRESLLMMEEDRAGPMLLYNLLSIILGLVAILSGVWLGKILVR; encoded by the coding sequence ATGAAAGAATTTCTGGCTGTTTTTATTGGAGGGGGTATCGGAAGCCTCGCCCGCTATGGGATCAGTAAAGGCATGTCAGGCTATTCTCATACTTTTCCTTTTGCTACGCTGCTGGCTAATATGCTAAGTTGCTTTATAGCTGGAATGGTTATCTCCTTTGTAGAACAAAAATTCATTTCGCATCCCACCGTAAAAGTATTCTTACTGGTTGGCTTTTGTGGGGGCTTCAGCACATTTTCTGCTTTAATCCGCGAAAGCCTGCTCATGATGGAAGAAGACCGGGCCGGGCCAATGCTACTGTATAATCTGCTTAGTATCATATTAGGTTTAGTAGCTATCCTCAGCGGCGTTTGGCTGGGGAAAATTTTAGTGCGCTGA
- a CDS encoding CvfB family protein produces the protein MDQKESPTSIAIGQYHTLEVIKILDFGLYLAHGLDEILLPIRYIPEGTQVGDKLYVFIYRDSEDRVIATTEKPLATANSFACLRVTDANSYGVFLDWGLVKDLFMPFSEQHKKLIPGRNYLVWVYVDPETDRVMCSARLEKFLQTDTSALQENQLVELLIWEFTDMGIKVVVEQKYSGVLYHNEVFETLYVGDQVNGYIKKIREDGKLDVVLRKKGYAEVIDAKEEIMQQLKKSQGFLPLTDNSSPQEIYERLQMSKKTFKKAVGGLLKDGQLSLSKDGIYFIEPE, from the coding sequence ATGGATCAAAAGGAAAGTCCTACATCTATAGCCATTGGCCAATACCATACCCTGGAAGTTATTAAAATCCTGGATTTTGGCTTGTACCTCGCTCACGGCCTGGATGAAATACTTTTGCCTATACGGTATATTCCTGAAGGAACGCAGGTAGGGGATAAGCTATATGTTTTTATTTACCGCGACTCTGAAGACCGTGTGATTGCCACTACAGAAAAACCGCTGGCAACTGCTAACTCGTTCGCTTGTCTGCGGGTAACCGATGCTAACAGTTATGGTGTTTTTCTGGATTGGGGACTGGTGAAAGATTTATTTATGCCTTTCTCCGAACAGCACAAAAAATTAATTCCCGGAAGAAATTATCTGGTATGGGTATATGTAGATCCGGAAACCGACCGGGTTATGTGTAGTGCCAGACTAGAGAAATTTTTACAAACAGATACATCCGCCTTGCAGGAAAACCAGCTGGTAGAACTGCTCATCTGGGAGTTCACAGATATGGGGATAAAAGTTGTAGTAGAACAAAAGTACTCCGGTGTACTCTATCACAACGAAGTGTTTGAAACGCTCTATGTGGGAGACCAAGTAAACGGATATATCAAGAAGATCCGGGAAGATGGAAAGCTCGATGTAGTTCTTCGCAAAAAAGGATATGCTGAAGTGATAGACGCCAAAGAAGAAATCATGCAACAATTAAAAAAGAGCCAGGGATTTCTGCCACTTACGGATAATAGTTCTCCCCAAGAGATTTATGAACGTTTACAGATGAGTAAAAAAACATTCAAAAAAGCGGTAGGGGGATTATTAAAAGATGGACAACTTTCGCTTAGCAAAGACGGGATCTACTTTATAGAGCCGGAATAA
- a CDS encoding YkgJ family cysteine cluster protein, producing MQIDISGLHQLASQASASTKKLFKKLKQRTPANLDQQVEQFHEEVFSYTDCLTCANCCKTTSPVFTSKDIERIARHLRLKPGQFIHQYLHIDEEGDYVLNTAPCPFLHADHTCQIYEQRPSACQQYPHTNRKKFHQILDLTVCNTYICPAAFQIVEKLKKLYT from the coding sequence ATGCAAATTGATATTTCCGGTTTACATCAGCTCGCAAGCCAGGCAAGTGCCAGTACAAAAAAGTTATTTAAAAAATTAAAGCAGCGTACACCTGCTAACTTAGATCAACAGGTTGAGCAGTTTCATGAGGAAGTATTTTCCTATACCGATTGCCTGACTTGTGCCAATTGCTGTAAAACCACCAGTCCGGTTTTTACAAGTAAAGACATTGAAAGAATTGCCAGGCATCTTCGCCTCAAACCGGGTCAGTTCATTCATCAATATTTACATATAGATGAAGAAGGAGATTATGTTTTAAATACAGCGCCTTGTCCCTTTCTCCATGCTGATCATACTTGCCAGATATATGAACAGCGGCCAAGTGCCTGTCAGCAATATCCGCACACCAACCGAAAGAAATTCCACCAGATTTTAGACCTCACCGTCTGCAACACCTATATATGTCCGGCAGCTTTTCAAATAGTGGAAAAGCTAAAGAAGCTATATACCTAA